From Micromonospora rhizosphaerae, the proteins below share one genomic window:
- a CDS encoding quinone oxidoreductase family protein, producing the protein MKAAVLHEVGGIPRYEDFPDPVAGDDEVVIDVKAVAVENVDKRIAAGTHYASQQYTAQLPAIPAFDGIGALPDGTLVGFGNPRRPYGALAEKTVVPKGAYMPIAEGIDPAIATVLGTAITGMSIKTAAGFVPGETVLVQGATGVAGRLAVKVARLLGAGRIIATGRDDDQLREVQSLGADEVINTAVPDEALAQAYLDAKGDGYDVVLDYLWGRPTEILLRSLVPETFAFPKPTRLIQIGESAGAGLVLAAESLRTSGVEIYGAAKGLDPQTMHEVYGQVVTWAQSGELTFDVVKVPLSDIETAWQRTDLRGRRLVVVP; encoded by the coding sequence ATGAAGGCGGCGGTGTTGCACGAGGTCGGTGGCATCCCTCGCTACGAGGACTTCCCGGATCCCGTGGCCGGCGACGATGAGGTGGTCATTGACGTCAAGGCGGTCGCGGTCGAGAACGTCGACAAGCGCATCGCGGCCGGCACGCACTACGCGAGCCAGCAGTACACCGCACAGTTGCCGGCGATTCCCGCCTTCGACGGCATAGGCGCGTTGCCGGACGGCACCCTGGTCGGGTTCGGCAACCCACGACGGCCCTATGGTGCGCTCGCCGAGAAGACCGTGGTGCCAAAGGGCGCCTACATGCCGATCGCGGAGGGTATCGATCCGGCGATCGCGACCGTGCTGGGCACGGCGATCACCGGCATGTCCATCAAGACCGCCGCTGGCTTCGTGCCGGGCGAGACCGTGCTCGTGCAGGGCGCGACCGGGGTCGCGGGGCGACTCGCGGTGAAGGTGGCCCGGCTGCTTGGCGCCGGGCGGATCATCGCGACCGGCCGCGACGACGACCAACTGCGTGAGGTACAAAGCCTGGGCGCCGATGAGGTGATCAACACCGCCGTACCGGACGAAGCGCTGGCGCAGGCGTACCTCGATGCCAAGGGGGATGGCTACGACGTCGTGCTGGACTACCTCTGGGGCCGACCCACCGAGATCCTGCTGCGATCGCTGGTCCCGGAGACATTCGCGTTCCCGAAGCCGACCCGGCTGATCCAGATCGGCGAGTCCGCCGGCGCCGGGCTCGTTCTCGCCGCGGAGAGCCTGCGCACCTCCGGAGTCGAGATCTACGGCGCGGCCAAAGGACTCGACCCACAGACCATGCATGAGGTGTATGGGCAGGTCGTGACGTGGGCGCAGTCCGGCGAGCTGACCTTCGACGTGGTGAAGGTCCCGCTGAGCGATATCGAGACGGCTTGGCAACGCACCGATCTACGGGGCCGTAGGCTCGTCGTGGTGCCGTGA
- a CDS encoding TetR/AcrR family transcriptional regulator C-terminal domain-containing protein — MGGTELALDRQRIVAEAVALLDAEGLDGVTTRKLAARLGVKSPTLYWHLPNKAALVTAIADAILDQEFGDMSPPEPDQPWPDWLSGLAERLRRALLAHKDGARVISASQLSLNMAAISELAMSTLVARGIPLRQARVIVLTVERFTVGHVLEEQVPRPDADALKHFDMATFAQQHPTVVAAVTEYFRPGRTVDDLFRDCLEVVIEGAAVKAGATS, encoded by the coding sequence GTGGGAGGTACCGAATTGGCGCTAGACCGACAGCGGATCGTCGCCGAGGCCGTCGCCCTGCTGGACGCCGAGGGTCTCGACGGCGTGACGACCCGCAAACTCGCCGCGCGGCTAGGTGTGAAATCGCCGACCCTCTACTGGCATCTGCCCAACAAAGCGGCCCTGGTCACAGCGATTGCCGACGCGATCCTCGACCAGGAGTTCGGCGATATGTCACCGCCCGAGCCGGATCAACCCTGGCCGGACTGGTTAAGCGGCCTGGCCGAGCGGCTGCGCCGAGCGCTGCTCGCCCATAAGGACGGTGCCCGGGTCATCTCAGCCTCCCAGCTCTCCCTCAACATGGCAGCGATCTCCGAACTGGCAATGAGTACCCTGGTCGCGCGCGGCATCCCGTTGCGACAGGCACGCGTGATCGTCCTGACCGTCGAGCGCTTCACGGTCGGCCACGTCCTCGAAGAACAGGTCCCCCGCCCGGACGCGGACGCACTGAAACACTTCGACATGGCCACATTCGCCCAGCAGCACCCGACCGTAGTCGCCGCGGTCACCGAATACTTCCGACCCGGCCGCACCGTGGATGACCTGTTCCGCGACTGTCTGGAGGTGGTCATCGAGGGCGCTGCGGTCAAAGCCGGGGCCACCTCCTGA
- a CDS encoding neutral zinc metallopeptidase, with the protein MGKSAGRRQPSLLAGLLVAVVVAAGCMSGGVDQGEPRQPGPQPASPGAQSTRADGTTSVAEFKEDFGGAVALAEQYWTGQFKASGERFEPVRRVIAYTREGEVSCGGQPLPRNNAVYCSAGDFIAYDVNWSVAAFRQVGDAFLFYLLGHEYAHGVQVRLGIRYNFTIQQELQADCMAGAYIGDNVRSGDLTLDKGDLEEFREGLLAVGDDPDQPWFAEGSHGTAEQRTDSFFRGYENSLGACGVS; encoded by the coding sequence GTGGGGAAGAGCGCGGGACGTCGGCAGCCGAGCCTGCTCGCCGGTCTACTGGTGGCGGTGGTGGTGGCCGCCGGTTGCATGTCCGGCGGGGTGGATCAGGGCGAGCCGCGGCAGCCCGGCCCGCAGCCCGCCTCGCCGGGAGCGCAGAGCACCCGGGCGGACGGGACCACCAGCGTCGCCGAGTTCAAGGAGGACTTCGGCGGCGCGGTCGCTCTCGCCGAGCAGTACTGGACCGGCCAGTTCAAGGCCTCCGGCGAGCGGTTCGAGCCGGTCCGGCGGGTGATTGCGTACACCCGGGAAGGAGAGGTCTCCTGCGGCGGGCAGCCGTTGCCGCGCAACAACGCGGTCTACTGCTCGGCGGGCGACTTCATTGCGTACGACGTCAACTGGTCCGTGGCGGCGTTCCGGCAGGTCGGCGACGCCTTCCTGTTCTACCTGCTCGGCCACGAGTACGCCCACGGCGTCCAGGTACGCCTCGGCATCCGCTACAACTTCACCATTCAGCAGGAGCTGCAGGCGGACTGCATGGCCGGGGCGTACATCGGGGACAACGTGCGTTCCGGGGACCTGACCCTCGACAAGGGTGACCTGGAGGAGTTCCGGGAGGGGCTGCTCGCCGTCGGCGACGACCCGGACCAGCCGTGGTTCGCCGAGGGCTCGCACGGCACCGCCGAGCAGCGCACGGACTCCTTCTTCCGCGGCTACGAGAATTCGCTGGGCGCCTGCGGGGTGAGCTGA
- a CDS encoding HAD family hydrolase produces the protein MLFDMDGTLVDSEKLWDVALQELAAVYGGTLSDTARRAMIGTSMAASMRILHDDLGQPYRDPEASAAWISARILELFRTGLRWRPGALALLRAVRAADIPTALVTSSGRKLVEVALDTLGRDSFDAVVCGDEVEAAKPHPEPYLTAARLLGVPIARCVAIEDSPTGVASALAAGAAVLAVPAEVPIAEVAGVHQLESLTAADLELLAALLGEPPA, from the coding sequence GTGCTCTTCGACATGGACGGCACCCTGGTCGACAGCGAGAAGCTGTGGGACGTCGCGCTGCAGGAGTTGGCGGCGGTGTACGGCGGGACCCTCTCCGACACCGCCCGGCGGGCGATGATCGGCACCAGCATGGCCGCCTCGATGCGGATCCTGCATGACGACCTGGGGCAGCCGTACCGGGACCCGGAGGCCAGCGCCGCCTGGATCAGCGCCCGCATCCTGGAACTGTTCCGCACCGGCCTGCGCTGGCGACCGGGCGCGCTGGCGCTGCTGCGGGCGGTCCGGGCGGCGGACATCCCGACCGCGCTGGTCACCTCCAGCGGCCGGAAGCTGGTCGAGGTCGCCCTGGACACCCTCGGCCGGGACAGCTTCGACGCGGTGGTCTGCGGTGACGAGGTGGAGGCGGCGAAGCCGCACCCGGAGCCGTACCTGACCGCCGCCCGGCTGCTCGGCGTGCCGATCGCCCGCTGCGTGGCGATCGAGGATTCGCCGACCGGGGTGGCCAGCGCCCTCGCCGCCGGGGCCGCCGTACTGGCCGTGCCGGCGGAGGTGCCGATCGCCGAGGTCGCCGGCGTACACCAGCTGGAGAGCCTGACCGCGGCGGACCTGGAGCTGCTGGCCGCGCTGCTCGGCGAGCCACCGGCCTGA
- a CDS encoding ABC transporter permease translates to MFRATWKSLLARKVRLLLSGLAVVLGVMFVSGAFVLTDTLGRSFDALFADGFSDIDVTVTAKPKVALSEAEGEQVPTPVPASLVERIRENVPGAADAKGVVNADGARLIGSNGKVVTSFGPPQLGENWLGESDLVQLREGSREPRADDEIVVNAALAEAAKVKVGDRVGVLTLEPKKEFTLVGIFGYSGGRDSIGGVNEVAFTTPVAQRLMLGKPDTFTSITVTAADAVTPERVRDDVAHELGADYQVKTGKQAAADQAASFKEALSFFNKILLGFAAVALLVGTFLILNTFSIIVAQRTRELALLRAIGAGRRQIIGSVVLEAVVVGLIASVLGLGAGIGVGALLAYLFGQLAGGLSLAGLGVPAAAVIGAFAVGLVITVVAALLPALRASRVPPIAAMQDVATPDRPLTKVTVAGTIVSAIGAVLLFLGLDGHAGDNTLATILGGVLFAFIGVALLTPLISRPVVALLGAIFAWSVPGKLGRLNSGRNPRRTAITAAALMVGIALVTGVTVILDSAKGSIGKLAQDTIKAELVISGSQSGPRPPSFDPAVLEKAAAIPGVQLVDGEYGDMAVVNGARTWVGASSNIAALERIFGVKATAGDISRLGPDQMLFSSDTAKSRNVSVGSQVTVQLSRGEARTYTVSGIYQSSQLTNPVVLPPQAARDFTIPQPIQGFVQLAPGARVADVQPQVETLLADSPEVSVADRDAFIKQQTSMLDTPLRMIQILLALAIVIAVLGIVNTLALSVLERTRELGLLRAIGLRRAQTMRMITVEAVVISVFGALLGVVVGSGLGAAVVRALKDEGITDLILPWGQMGVFLGLAAIIGVVAAVLPAVRAARINVLGAIAHE, encoded by the coding sequence ATGTTCCGCGCGACGTGGAAGAGCCTGCTGGCGCGCAAGGTGCGCCTCCTGTTGTCCGGCCTGGCGGTGGTGCTGGGCGTCATGTTCGTCTCGGGCGCGTTCGTGCTGACCGACACCCTGGGCCGGTCGTTCGACGCGCTCTTCGCCGACGGGTTCTCCGACATCGACGTCACCGTCACCGCCAAGCCGAAGGTAGCGCTCAGCGAGGCCGAGGGCGAGCAGGTCCCCACCCCGGTGCCGGCGTCCCTGGTCGAGCGCATCAGGGAAAACGTGCCGGGTGCGGCGGACGCGAAGGGCGTGGTCAACGCCGACGGCGCCCGCCTGATCGGCAGCAACGGCAAGGTGGTGACCTCCTTCGGGCCACCGCAGCTGGGCGAGAACTGGCTCGGCGAGAGCGACCTGGTCCAGCTCCGCGAGGGCAGCCGCGAGCCGCGCGCCGACGACGAGATCGTGGTGAACGCCGCCCTGGCCGAGGCGGCGAAGGTGAAGGTCGGTGACCGGGTCGGCGTGCTGACCCTGGAGCCGAAGAAGGAGTTCACCCTCGTCGGCATCTTCGGCTACAGCGGCGGCCGGGACTCGATCGGTGGGGTGAACGAGGTGGCCTTCACCACCCCGGTGGCGCAGCGGCTGATGCTCGGCAAGCCGGACACCTTCACCAGCATCACCGTGACCGCCGCCGACGCCGTGACCCCTGAGCGGGTGCGCGACGACGTCGCCCACGAACTCGGTGCCGACTACCAGGTCAAGACCGGCAAGCAGGCCGCCGCCGACCAGGCGGCCAGCTTCAAGGAGGCACTCTCCTTCTTCAACAAGATCCTGCTCGGCTTCGCCGCGGTGGCGCTGCTGGTCGGCACCTTCCTCATCCTGAACACGTTCTCGATCATCGTCGCGCAGCGCACCCGGGAACTGGCCCTGCTACGGGCGATCGGGGCCGGCCGGCGGCAGATCATCGGCTCGGTGGTGCTGGAGGCCGTCGTGGTCGGCCTGATCGCCTCCGTGCTTGGGCTCGGCGCCGGAATCGGCGTCGGCGCGCTGCTGGCGTACCTGTTCGGGCAGCTGGCGGGCGGGCTCAGCCTGGCCGGGCTCGGCGTGCCGGCCGCGGCGGTCATCGGCGCGTTCGCGGTGGGCCTGGTGATCACGGTCGTGGCCGCGCTGCTGCCGGCGCTGCGGGCCTCCCGGGTCCCGCCGATCGCGGCGATGCAGGACGTGGCCACCCCGGACCGTCCGCTGACCAAGGTGACGGTGGCCGGCACGATCGTCTCCGCGATCGGCGCCGTGCTGCTGTTCCTCGGGCTCGACGGCCACGCCGGCGACAACACCCTGGCCACCATCCTCGGCGGCGTCCTCTTCGCCTTCATCGGGGTGGCGCTGCTGACCCCGCTGATCAGCCGGCCCGTGGTCGCCCTGCTCGGGGCGATCTTCGCCTGGTCGGTGCCGGGCAAGCTGGGCCGGCTCAACTCGGGCCGCAACCCACGGCGCACGGCGATCACCGCGGCGGCGCTGATGGTCGGCATCGCCCTGGTCACCGGCGTGACGGTGATCCTCGACTCGGCGAAGGGCAGCATCGGCAAGCTGGCCCAGGACACCATCAAGGCCGAGCTGGTGATCTCCGGGTCGCAGAGCGGCCCGCGGCCGCCGAGCTTCGACCCGGCCGTCCTGGAGAAGGCGGCGGCCATCCCGGGCGTGCAACTGGTCGACGGCGAATACGGCGACATGGCCGTGGTCAACGGCGCCCGCACCTGGGTTGGCGCGTCGAGCAACATCGCCGCGCTGGAGCGGATCTTCGGGGTGAAGGCCACCGCCGGTGACATCAGCCGGCTGGGCCCGGATCAGATGCTGTTCAGCTCGGACACGGCGAAGTCGCGTAACGTGTCGGTCGGCTCGCAGGTGACCGTCCAGCTCTCCCGCGGGGAGGCGCGGACGTACACGGTCAGCGGCATCTACCAGAGCTCACAGCTGACCAACCCGGTGGTGCTACCGCCGCAGGCGGCCCGGGACTTCACCATCCCGCAGCCGATCCAGGGCTTCGTGCAGCTGGCCCCCGGGGCCCGGGTGGCCGACGTACAGCCGCAGGTGGAGACGCTGCTCGCCGACAGCCCCGAGGTGTCCGTCGCGGACCGGGACGCCTTCATCAAGCAGCAGACCAGCATGCTGGACACCCCGCTACGGATGATCCAGATCCTGCTGGCGCTGGCCATCGTCATCGCGGTGCTCGGCATCGTCAACACCCTCGCCCTGTCGGTGCTGGAGCGGACCCGGGAGCTCGGCCTGCTGCGGGCGATCGGGCTTCGCCGGGCCCAGACCATGCGCATGATCACCGTCGAGGCGGTGGTGATCTCGGTCTTCGGGGCGCTGCTCGGCGTGGTGGTCGGCAGCGGCCTGGGCGCGGCGGTGGTCCGGGCGCTCAAGGACGAGGGCATCACCGACCTGATCCTGCCCTGGGGTCAGATGGGGGTCTTCCTCGGGCTTGCCGCGATCATCGGCGTGGTCGCCGCGGTGCTGCCCGCGGTGCGGGCCGCGCGGATCAACGTCCTGGGCGCCATCGCCCACGAATGA
- a CDS encoding ABC transporter ATP-binding protein produces MTATVGQAQAAARASDVWKVYGSGEAQVVALREVSAEFERGRFTAIMGPSGSGKSTLMHCLAGLDSVTRGTVSIGDTTVTGLGDSGLTKLRRDKVGFIFQQFNLLPTLTAEENILLPMSIAGRKPERAWYDTVIDTVGLRDRLGHRPAQLSGGQQQRVACARALVARPEVVFADEPTGNLDSRSGAEVLNFLRNSVREHGQTIVMVTHDPTAAAYADRVIFLADGQIVSELLEPTADTVLDTMKKLDVSAEVAR; encoded by the coding sequence GTGACCGCGACGGTAGGCCAGGCGCAGGCCGCGGCCCGGGCCAGCGACGTGTGGAAGGTGTACGGCAGCGGCGAGGCGCAGGTCGTCGCGCTACGGGAGGTGAGCGCGGAGTTCGAACGGGGCCGGTTCACCGCGATCATGGGGCCGTCCGGCTCCGGCAAGTCGACGCTGATGCACTGCCTGGCGGGGCTGGACTCGGTCACCCGCGGCACGGTGTCGATCGGCGACACCACGGTCACCGGGCTCGGCGACTCCGGGCTGACCAAGCTGCGCCGGGACAAGGTCGGCTTCATCTTCCAGCAGTTCAACCTGCTGCCCACGCTGACCGCCGAGGAGAACATCCTGCTGCCGATGTCGATCGCCGGGCGCAAGCCCGAGCGGGCCTGGTACGACACCGTGATCGACACGGTGGGCCTGCGGGACCGGCTGGGGCACCGGCCGGCGCAGCTCTCCGGCGGCCAGCAGCAGCGGGTCGCCTGCGCGCGAGCGCTCGTCGCCCGCCCCGAGGTGGTCTTCGCCGACGAGCCGACCGGCAACCTCGACTCCCGCTCCGGCGCCGAGGTGCTCAACTTCCTGCGCAACTCGGTCCGCGAGCACGGACAGACCATCGTGATGGTGACCCACGACCCGACGGCCGCCGCGTACGCCGACCGGGTCATCTTCCTCGCGGACGGGCAGATCGTCTCCGAGCTGCTCGAGCCGACCGCCGACACGGTGCTGGACACGATGAAGAAGCTGGACGTGTCCGCCGAGGTGGCGCGCTGA